The genomic interval ACCGGCGCTCGATCGTCATCTGGCGGCCAAATTGCCGGGGAATTAGCTGGTTATAGTTGGGGTACTGCCCCTCCAACAGGCGACTGGTCAGGCACTGGTTCCCTAATTCAAACACCACTTGGCCCAGGTTCAACTGCACGGCCACAGTCGTCCCGGCCTGACAAAAGCTCAGCATTCGCTCCAGTTCTCGCAAAGCCTTGGCCGGAATCGTCACATTGATTTCTGGCTTGCTCCCCGCTTTTCGAGTCCGGGAGGACGACGCCTCTTCCCCCACTTCCATCACCGTTTGCATCACCGCCAACCGGTGGCCATCGGTGGCCGCAAATTCCAGACCATCCACCTGCAACGTCAAATGGACACCTGTCAGAATTTGCTTCGATTCATCCGTGCTGGTGGCAAATAGTACCCCGCGACAGCCTTCCAGCAGGCCCTCGATCGGCAACTGGAGGACTTCTCCACTTTCCACTGCGGGCAGTTCAGGAAAATCACTCGCCCCCATGCCTCGCATCTGGTAACGCCCAGAGGTCGAAACCAGATTGGCCAGAATTGACGCTTCGGCGTCTGTCTGCGTTTGCTCCAGAGTAATCTCGCCACTGGGAAGGCGGGACACAATGTCATTCAGCAATTTGGCTGGCAGCGTCATTTCACCGGGCACATCCACCTGAGCCGGAAAACTGGTCCGAATCCCCAAACTGAGGTCGAAGGCAGTCAGGCTAACCTGTTGAGCTTCAACATCAGCCGTCAGGAGCACATTAGCCAACACGGGATGGGTGGGCCGCGAAGGAACAGCCCGACTCACCAACGAGAGGTGGGTATTCAGATCTGTTTGGGCACAAACCAGTCTCATGAGGGCCTGAAGGGTTGGGGTTGATGTAATCACTGAACGCTATTATGTCAACTCTTAGTTTGGAACGACATCGTAGCACTCTTAACCCGTCAGGTCTAGAAAAAGTTTTGTTGGGTAGATGGGGTCAGGGTTTCAGTGCAAACCTCCCCTTCCCTAGGGCATCCAGAAGTTCTGGACAGCTTCTGAGCGCTACTTCCCCTGTGGGTCTTGCTGCACCCTGTTTTCTCGATCGGCCCTTTGGCAATAGGTTGGAAGCAGATATCGTACCCGTTAAATTTGAAGTTAATCATTCTTTAAAAGAGTCTAATTTTGACCTTTACCCTGGACGGTTTTTAAGAACGCCTTAAATATCAAATTTCTTTCTTTAAATAAAAGATCAGTAGTAGTAGGGACTGGGGAAAATGTGGAAAAACTTCGGGAATGATTTCTTCATCTTCGATCCCGGCAAAAGCAGCCTGTGGAAAACTTGTGGAGAAGTCCATCAAATTTCCACAACCCCTTTCTAGAGCGAAATCTTTTCCACTTCGAAGCCGATCTTCTACACAAATTTTCCACAGTAAGAAGGAGGTTTTCCACAGACTTTGAGGGGTTTTTCCACAAAAAAAGGGTGCCTGTTCAGGAAGAATTGGGGTAAGGAGAACAAAGGACATTTCCACAGGTTT from Leptolyngbya sp. 'hensonii' carries:
- the dnaN gene encoding DNA polymerase III subunit beta, whose protein sequence is MRLVCAQTDLNTHLSLVSRAVPSRPTHPVLANVLLTADVEAQQVSLTAFDLSLGIRTSFPAQVDVPGEMTLPAKLLNDIVSRLPSGEITLEQTQTDAEASILANLVSTSGRYQMRGMGASDFPELPAVESGEVLQLPIEGLLEGCRGVLFATSTDESKQILTGVHLTLQVDGLEFAATDGHRLAVMQTVMEVGEEASSSRTRKAGSKPEINVTIPAKALRELERMLSFCQAGTTVAVQLNLGQVVFELGNQCLTSRLLEGQYPNYNQLIPRQFGRQMTIERRLFLGALERIAVLADQKNNVVKLSLDAENQELTLSVEAQDVGSGRETIPAQISGETVDIAFNVKYLAEGLKAIETSEVQMQLNTATSPVIVTPVGGGKMTYLVMPVQIRS